One region of Terriglobales bacterium genomic DNA includes:
- the rsmG gene encoding 16S rRNA (guanine(527)-N(7))-methyltransferase RsmG: protein MPALTDLLRPFLAKPLSTDQTRQVVTYLDLLLKWNAKISLTAVRAPEEMVQRHFGESLFAGEQAGVAEASSVTDVGSGAGFPGVPMAILAPRAQVTLIESQQRKVAFLREVVRALELKNVSVYAGRAENFKHESQIVTLRAVEKFEAVLQVAASLVESGGKLALLIGASQADTARKTLPNFLWLNPILVPKSRERIVLMGSQTSLAGQ from the coding sequence ATGCCCGCGCTCACCGATCTCCTCAGACCGTTCCTCGCCAAGCCGCTTTCGACGGACCAGACCAGGCAGGTTGTGACCTATCTCGATTTGCTCCTAAAGTGGAACGCCAAAATCAGCCTCACGGCAGTCCGTGCGCCTGAGGAGATGGTTCAGCGCCATTTTGGTGAATCACTTTTTGCCGGCGAGCAGGCTGGCGTGGCGGAGGCATCCAGCGTGACCGATGTGGGATCCGGAGCTGGATTTCCCGGGGTCCCAATGGCAATTCTAGCGCCGCGTGCCCAGGTGACTCTGATCGAATCGCAGCAGAGAAAAGTAGCGTTCCTGCGCGAGGTCGTCCGCGCGCTGGAATTGAAAAATGTCAGTGTTTATGCGGGTCGCGCAGAGAATTTTAAGCACGAGTCACAGATCGTGACTCTGCGCGCGGTTGAGAAATTTGAGGCTGTTCTTCAAGTAGCAGCCTCGCTGGTCGAATCTGGCGGAAAACTCGCGCTGCTTATAGGAGCGTCTCAAGCCGACACCGCGAGAAAAACACTTCCGAACTTTTTGTGGCTGAATCCAATCTTGGTTCCGAAATCTCGGGAGCGGATCGTCTTGATGGGGTCTCAAACGAGCCTGGCGGGGCAATAA
- a CDS encoding OmpA family protein, with product MKSRYLLALAASLIVPAAFAQQTTTTSSDKQSAPASQQVTATAQTQTTQTQAAPDTSGPNTNNDANLSARQPLQPDTHEGFWGHLNPFARKKYVQRQMAPIRDRMNELDELTSTNSKNIKDVDSRAQEGIRQASSKADLADQHAVDAGNRAQQAQQSIQVASTRLDTVQQTLGTLDQYQPVSDTEIRFRPGQQALSPKAKEALDQLADQMKGQRGTIVQVQGFSSGKGNTAISNSQDMAQSVVRYLVINHDIPLYRIYTIGVGNAPVKPTTAEGPAKRVRGGRVEVALLKNGVADLAQSANAQNVAPSSGSAYQPNAPQGGVTGSVNRNAAPATSQQPTTTTQPAGNVNNNSGGQPIPRQ from the coding sequence ATGAAGTCGCGTTATCTACTGGCTCTGGCCGCCTCACTCATTGTTCCGGCCGCTTTCGCCCAACAGACCACCACCACAAGTTCCGACAAGCAGTCTGCGCCCGCGTCGCAACAAGTTACTGCTACAGCTCAGACGCAAACAACTCAGACGCAGGCAGCTCCGGATACGAGTGGTCCCAACACCAACAACGACGCAAACCTCTCAGCGCGTCAACCATTGCAGCCCGATACCCACGAGGGCTTCTGGGGACACCTGAATCCGTTTGCCCGCAAGAAATACGTCCAGCGGCAAATGGCTCCGATTCGCGACCGCATGAACGAGCTGGATGAGCTCACTTCGACGAACTCGAAGAACATTAAAGACGTGGATTCACGCGCGCAGGAAGGCATTCGCCAGGCTTCTTCAAAGGCCGATTTGGCGGACCAGCATGCAGTCGATGCCGGCAATCGAGCGCAGCAGGCGCAGCAAAGCATTCAAGTCGCCAGCACTCGCCTCGACACCGTCCAGCAGACTCTCGGCACACTTGACCAGTATCAGCCTGTCTCTGACACCGAGATCCGCTTCCGTCCCGGACAGCAGGCGCTGAGCCCGAAGGCAAAAGAAGCTCTTGATCAGCTCGCTGACCAGATGAAGGGACAGCGTGGCACGATCGTGCAGGTGCAGGGCTTCTCTTCCGGCAAGGGAAACACTGCGATTTCGAACTCGCAGGATATGGCGCAGAGCGTAGTTCGCTATCTGGTCATCAACCATGACATCCCGCTCTACCGCATCTACACCATTGGCGTCGGCAATGCTCCGGTGAAACCGACGACTGCCGAAGGTCCGGCAAAGCGGGTCCGCGGCGGACGCGTGGAAGTAGCGCTGCTGAAGAACGGCGTAGCCGATCTGGCGCAGTCAGCCAACGCGCAAAATGTCGCACCGAGCAGCGGCTCTGCTTATCAGCCGAACGCGCCTCAAGGTGGCGTTACTGGCAGCGTGAATCGCAATGCCGCTCCTGCCACGAGCCAGCAGCCGACTACAACAACGCAGCCTGCGGGCAACGTGAACAACAACAGCGGTGGGCAGCCGATACCGCGGCAGTAA
- the purD gene encoding phosphoribosylamine--glycine ligase, which produces MRILVLGGGGREHALVWKLRQSPRTTEIFCAPGNAGIAREASCIPADLRSVDELVQLAHKLRPDLTVVGPELPLTLGVVDEFERRGLAIFGPSQKAAHLEASKAFAKEFMQRVKVPTANYAICRNPAEVHDALSLFSTPTVVKADGLAAGKGVVIAKTKEETSTIAHDMLARKFVGEAGAQVVLEECLRGEELSFLVLTDGSAVVPLVPSRDHKRIGEGDTGPNTGGMGAYSSDDLLSNTMQDWIMKHIARPVVDGLRAEGVVYKGVLYIGLMMTARGPMVLEFNCRFGDPETQAVLFRLESDLVDICESVAKGTLPPEPLRWSPEPSVCVVLASGGYPGTFTNGKPISGLDQADKLPNVKVFHAGSAHSGNQVVTAGGRVLGVTASGPNLEAAASRAYEAAEKIRFEGMQYRKDIARAAIGNKR; this is translated from the coding sequence ATGCGTATTCTGGTTTTGGGTGGTGGGGGTCGAGAGCATGCTTTGGTGTGGAAGCTGCGGCAGTCGCCGCGCACCACCGAGATCTTCTGCGCGCCGGGGAATGCGGGAATTGCGCGAGAAGCGTCGTGTATTCCGGCCGATCTCAGGAGCGTGGACGAACTGGTACAGCTCGCGCACAAACTCCGTCCTGATCTGACCGTCGTTGGTCCCGAACTTCCGCTCACGCTGGGTGTGGTAGATGAGTTCGAGCGCCGCGGGCTCGCCATTTTTGGTCCATCCCAGAAGGCTGCGCACCTCGAGGCGAGCAAGGCATTCGCCAAGGAGTTCATGCAGCGCGTCAAAGTTCCCACCGCGAACTACGCCATTTGCCGCAATCCTGCAGAAGTACACGACGCACTAAGCCTGTTCAGCACGCCGACCGTGGTGAAGGCCGATGGACTCGCGGCAGGGAAAGGCGTAGTGATTGCCAAGACAAAGGAAGAAACCAGCACCATCGCACATGACATGCTCGCCCGCAAATTCGTGGGTGAAGCCGGAGCGCAGGTCGTGCTGGAAGAATGCTTGCGAGGTGAAGAGCTGTCTTTCCTGGTCTTGACTGACGGAAGCGCTGTAGTTCCGCTCGTGCCTTCACGCGATCACAAGCGCATCGGCGAGGGGGACACTGGTCCCAATACGGGAGGCATGGGCGCATACTCCAGCGACGATCTGCTCAGCAATACCATGCAGGACTGGATCATGAAGCACATTGCGCGCCCCGTAGTCGACGGCCTGCGTGCCGAAGGAGTTGTCTACAAGGGCGTCCTGTATATCGGGCTGATGATGACAGCTCGTGGTCCTATGGTACTGGAGTTCAATTGCCGCTTCGGCGATCCGGAAACTCAGGCGGTCCTGTTTCGCCTCGAAAGCGATCTCGTGGACATCTGCGAATCGGTAGCCAAAGGCACATTGCCGCCGGAGCCGCTGCGATGGTCGCCTGAGCCTTCGGTTTGTGTGGTGCTTGCCTCTGGCGGTTATCCGGGAACATTTACTAACGGCAAGCCCATTTCGGGACTCGATCAGGCAGACAAACTGCCTAACGTAAAAGTCTTTCACGCAGGCAGCGCCCATTCCGGGAATCAAGTTGTGACTGCCGGCGGGAGGGTACTTGGCGTGACCGCGAGCGGCCCCAACCTGGAAGCCGCAGCCTCCCGCGCCTACGAGGCAGCCGAGAAGATTCGTTTCGAAGGCATGCAGTATCGGAAAGATATTGCAAGGGCGGCGATAGGCAATAAGCGATAG
- a CDS encoding SpoIIE family protein phosphatase codes for MKLFFEREAPKQNLRIPRPSVLPDRADLSVSARYKGSRVGGDYYDFLPISDTRMVFLLSDVAGRRNEALNIAAAVQDAMHERAPELLSDPDANVSDGVTALVLDLNRTVIQAAGGVRSAPTFVGCLDEQFGLIHYVSAGHTPAFIKGDGEVTQLDPTGLPLGLFSHATHDAQVSVAQPGSSIVLVSRGLVEIAAGRHEFGLDRVRQTLQQQTFTSAHDVCHDLLERAVKHAERPSSFGPQFSIAGFRGNHEPNDLTVVCLMRMSQAEAAA; via the coding sequence ATGAAGCTTTTCTTCGAGCGCGAAGCGCCTAAGCAGAATCTGCGTATTCCCCGGCCCTCGGTGCTGCCGGATCGCGCGGACTTGAGCGTCTCGGCCCGCTACAAGGGATCGCGTGTCGGCGGTGACTATTACGATTTCCTGCCGATCAGCGACACGCGCATGGTCTTCCTGCTCTCAGACGTCGCGGGTAGGCGGAATGAAGCGCTGAACATCGCAGCCGCCGTCCAGGACGCCATGCACGAGCGGGCGCCGGAACTGCTAAGTGATCCGGACGCGAACGTCTCCGATGGCGTTACGGCTCTGGTACTCGATTTGAATCGCACGGTAATCCAGGCGGCCGGCGGAGTGCGCTCTGCGCCGACGTTCGTTGGCTGCCTCGACGAACAATTCGGGCTCATACACTACGTGAGCGCGGGGCACACACCTGCCTTCATCAAGGGCGATGGCGAGGTGACCCAGCTCGACCCGACCGGCCTGCCGCTGGGGCTCTTTTCCCACGCCACTCACGACGCCCAAGTGTCGGTCGCGCAGCCGGGCTCGTCGATTGTGCTGGTGTCAAGAGGATTGGTGGAGATCGCTGCTGGACGCCACGAGTTCGGACTTGATCGCGTGCGCCAAACTCTCCAGCAACAGACGTTCACTTCCGCCCACGACGTTTGCCACGATCTCCTGGAGCGCGCGGTGAAGCACGCCGAACGGCCATCTTCATTCGGACCACAATTCTCAATTGCGGGCTTCCGCGGCAACCACGAGCCGAATGATCTAACAGTTGTTTGCCTGATGCGAATGTCACAGGCAGAAGCGGCAGCGTGA
- a CDS encoding RidA family protein: protein MSKLPKLVNPKEWPLPSGYANAAVAQGKIVSIAGQIGWDPITERLVSDDFTQQSRQAIANVLTALEAAGGKAENLVRLTWFITDRDAYLANTKQIGKAYREELGKHYPAMSVVVVAGLLVPGAKVEIEGMAILTGKGKAKPKKSKK from the coding sequence ATGAGCAAACTGCCAAAGCTGGTGAATCCTAAAGAGTGGCCGCTGCCGAGCGGATACGCCAACGCCGCCGTGGCGCAGGGCAAGATCGTTTCTATCGCAGGCCAAATCGGCTGGGACCCAATCACCGAGCGCCTGGTCTCCGATGACTTCACCCAGCAATCGCGTCAGGCCATCGCCAACGTCCTCACGGCGCTCGAAGCTGCTGGGGGAAAAGCCGAGAATCTGGTCCGGCTCACCTGGTTCATTACCGATCGCGACGCCTATCTCGCTAACACCAAGCAGATCGGCAAGGCCTATCGGGAAGAACTGGGGAAGCACTATCCGGCGATGTCAGTCGTGGTCGTTGCGGGATTGCTTGTGCCAGGCGCCAAGGTCGAGATTGAGGGAATGGCGATACTCACGGGCAAGGGCAAAGCAAAGCCAAAGAAGTCGAAAAAATAA